From the Manihot esculenta cultivar AM560-2 chromosome 14, M.esculenta_v8, whole genome shotgun sequence genome, the window ctttttacaataatttacttttttttaatttaatacaactaatttttaatttgatttaaacaCTAAAAGCTAatgctaaataaaaaaaaaaaaactcctatTAATATGAATTTCTAGATCCATTTCTATCTTCAATTTAacataactaaaatattttaaataggaTGTTGAATTATAATAATAGACTGATACAccttaattttaagaaaatttattatttattctctatatattatcattattaataaataagtcttttatttttaaaatttattaaaatattctcatctttttattttattaataaaataattttttttaattcaatttcagtcttttatttttaaaatttattaaaatattctcatctttttattttattaataaaataattttttttattcaatttcagTTTATGTATAccgataaaaatatattaaaaaattaaatttttttttataaaaatattttaataaatttttaaaaatataaaaattaatatattaataataataatattaagaaactaaatattttttttaattttaatagcatttataaagaaaataaaaattatcatgcGAACAATTATAAATATGGATAATTGTTGTATAAATCtgatacataaataaatatattttatttaattttcatgtgCAACGCATGATATTATCATCTCTTTGACTCGCatgcatataaatataatttttttttaaatcttaataattAAGTATAAATTTATACATTAGGAGTGTTCCTTTAAAGTTAAACCACTACAGCTTGTTGACACGTGTCCAGAGTCAATCGAATTCCCATCTGCGGCAGATTTAGAGATTCAACTTGCCATGAATGTTTTATcttcagagaaaaaaaaaaaaaaaaaaaaaagttgccaTGAATGAATGGGACCTCGTAATAGCCGTTAGATACGCTTTTAAcaactttttaaaattgaaccgaTCCTTGAATAACGCGTTTTCCCTTTAGCTTCCTCTTgatataacaaaaataaaagctAAATGAAATAAGATAACTAAAGGACCCACATGAACATGATAAATATCACCaattaataaattcattatttaattatataatccaactaatttaattaaaaaaattattattttatcccttcttataaaaaatcattaatcagtgaattgaatttaaaaaatacattaaattttctcttgacataattaattaataatttttttataaaattaaaaaatcaattaataaatttttttaaactataaataataataaaataattaattactagattttttaaaattttaaaagtattttaatatattttttaatactgagatattaaattattgaattttataaaatatatttacattcttaatttatattacaattaatactatattattttatttttaaaaattaacgggtttaattctatatattttgatagtaactaaaatattatatttttttgaaagaattaaaaaaatagaatataatatctctcagatttactcaaatatacttatcatcaaattaaatctatgagtgtatataatatttttttaatagagacATTCAGATTAATGGAATTAAaatattgagttttaaaaataaaaatatatagttaattttaacatatatgaagcatataaaaataatttttcctttaattaattattaaggtCAATTCGCCAACCTTCTTACTAGATTTAGATCATATACTAACAAATTATACTTGCAGATTAGCCAAGCTAATTATGATTTATAAACTGTCATCATCATCGTCATCGTCTTCGTCATTGTTTCTTTATTACAGATTTCAGATTTCACTTGCCTGGAAAGTTCTCAGCACtgcatttatttcaattttttcaaaaagTAGAAACACAACCGTTAAGAGATTTTCCTTTCACTTCTCTTTTTGCTTTTTTACATAGAAATAGAATATGGAAATCATTTTCCTGCCAAACATGCTCGTAAtgagtttttatatataaatataaagatctagttttcttttccttcatcATTTATCTTCTGCTGTTTTCTCTAGGCTTTCTGGTTACTGTACAAACTTCAAATCTGGTTGCTTGTTTGATTTTCTGGAGTTACATCTGGGTGTACTCAAGAGGGTGCAATCTATTCTTCTGATATTAGCTTTTCTTCCTAGCTGGTGCTTTGAGACTTTATTTCTGTGCTGCAGTAAATCAGGTAACCAGCTCTCTTCTTTCAGTTTTGTTATTGTTGTTATGAGCAATATCCTAGCTTAGGCTATGAGAATGTCACTTTCAATTTGTAAATGATAAGAGATTGTGTGTGTGAGAATCAAATGGATATAAGAGTACAATTGAAACTTGAACTGACACTTTACGGTTTTGGATAGAGAAGAACATTTGGTCGGTTCAATTGCTGATTTAAGAGTGAGATATAAAGGATAAATGGAGCTTGGGCAACAGGTTCGGTTGGTTCGTAAGTGAAATTTGAACCGAacaccaaaatttttgagaaatgGAAACCAAACCTAACCATATGGACCAAAAACCCAAACTAAATttgtttagtttgatttttcagTTTAGCCATATGTTTGCTCTCTAGTTTTGTAAGGTAAATCTCATATGAACCTTGTTGAGCATGTTTTAATTGCATTTTCCTGAATGATATTTCGATGTGAGAATTAGATGGACATAAGAACTATCAAAGGGTAAGTAAAACTGATAGGAAATTCTAACTGTGTTGTGCTCAGGAAGAATATAGTTGTTGCACATCAATGGAGCCTGAAACTGACACTGGTGAGCTAGAAGAAGCACTTTATGCACAGCAACAGCTTCTGCAAAAGCTTAATACTGAATTGGATGTTGAAAGAGAGTCTGCAGCAACTGCAGCTAGCGAAGCTTTATCGATGATTCTGCGTTTACAAGGTGAAAAGGCTTCGCTGAAGATGGAAGCGAGTCAATATAAGAGAATGGCAGAAGAAAAGATGTGTCATGCTGAGGAAGCTCTGGcaatttttgaagatttaataTATCAGAGAGAAATGGAGATTGCATCTCTTGAGTTCCAAGTTCAGGCTTATAGGTATAGACTCCTAAGCTTAGGTTGTAATGACTTGGGTGtctatgaaattaaaattcctGAGAATCTGTTAATGCAGAGAAGTGAGAGTTTCTTAGGGGAAAAGGTTGTCAATAGCAATTTAAGGAGATTCAACTCACTGTCTGAAGCTATGATCAAAGATCCTAATCTTAAAAAAAGTGGCATTGAAAGAAAAAGATCTGTAAATCCTGTGCCAGATTCAATTCCAAGCCCTGTGGAAGAAAAGATGAATCAGGAAACCGCTGATTCAGAGAAAAAACCAGGGAGTTCTGGAATTATAGACATTAATTCATATTGGAAGCAGATCAAGAGGTTGGATGAGAGAGTGAAAGAGATTTCAGACAGCAAAGACTCTGGAAAAAACAAACCAAAACTCTGCAGGGTTTGTTCCTGGTCTCCATCATTACTCCCACAAGTGAGCATTGGGACATCTATTGATCCAGTGACAGAAGTAAATATTAAGGTTTCAGATCAAGTAAGCTCACAGGCAAATAGCTCATCAAGTGTTCAGGATGTTTTTGAATTCCCACAAACTACTGAGAATAAAAAACCCTGTAAGAAAAAACATTGTGAGTTGACTGTGGATGTTGGAAACAGACAAGAAAAGCTGGATTCCGTCATTGAGGACACTGATCAATCACCTTATAAACATGAAACAGACAAGGTAAAAACAAAATTATCTTCCACAAACCATGAGAAGAAAGCACCTAAACCGAGAAGAGTTTTGAGTTTTTCGCGCTGCGTTTCACCTGTTTTAGAAGCAGTTAATCAAGGCAATTGTGCAACTGATCATCAACATCTGAGTTGGAGAATTGATAGGCTTGAGAGAGGCAGGAGTAATGCAAGGCAAGAAATTGTCACAGGAGGAGAAGAGGAGTTGAACTTATTGAAAGAGATACatgaaaaaatcaaatcaatagAGTCTGAGATGAAAAGCTGGAGAGCTAAGAAATCAGATTTTCAAACTGAACAATCTGTAGATCTTCTCCAAGAGGTATGCTCTTATCTCCATCTGTTACATTAAATCAATATAGTTTTCTTCACATTTGCCATGATGGGTTAATGAAACATTTCTATTTGCAGGCCATGGTGTACTTTTGGATGTAATCAATTGTATGATCTCAGACAGCAATTAGCTGAGAACTTTGGACATACCCATGAACAGAATTGTGCAAGAGTATTGGGTGAAAATTGATAGTATGCAGTTGGATTAGATTTGATTTTCCAtatgaaaatgttttttttttttaatagaaatttcATTTTGTACATTAGCCATAGAATGAACAAGTTGAGTCTTAATGGACTGTTTCAAGAAAGCTAGCGTATATTACTTAGCACAATTTGCATCCAGATTTGAATATGAAGAATCCTTTCCTGCCTAATATTTTTCTTAGCGATTTACTTACTACCAGAATTGAATTGATCACTAACGGACTTCACCAACGGATTGAAGTCCGTTAGTGATACTAACTGTTAACTCTAATGGAATATTGTAACCGTATTATCTACTAACGGATGAAACCATCCGTCAGAAGTCCATTATTGAAATATTAACGAACCTTTTTCCCGTTAGAAATCCGTaagtgaatttattatttatttaatataaaggtTTTTCACTAACGGACTAATCACATCCGTTAGTGAATTGTGGAGCCAAATACACAATCCTAAATGAAATTCCTAAATCGTGTGCTTGGAAAATCAAAATCACTCTGAAATCTGAACTTGCATCCAACCTCTCGGTCGTTCACCGCCGCCGGCATCCATCGTCCACTGCCATCAACGGTCCGCCGCCATCCACCGTCGACAAGTGCGCCCTTTCTCGGCATCACTGTCCACGACTGAGCCCGTATCTCTCACCAGTCTTTCCCTTCTCGACGGACAGTGTCCACAGGTACCTTCATTTACCATTTTTAACacgatatatatttatttgatgTCATTCTCCTTCCATTCTCTAAGTCTGTTAGTTTCCTTGTAATTTTCAACTAGAGTACAAGGTGTCTAATTTACTGGACTGCTCTTTGTTCAGCTTAGGTCAAAGATTTGTgatgttttttaatttatcttcaAATGTCGGGTTCTTTGGAATTTTCCTATCTTGAATTCTTTGTTTAATGATAAAGATAAGAGTCAAATATTAGCTATTCCTCTGAGTTCTTCTTAAACGAAAGACAAACTGTGTTTAAAATTTGATGCAAAAGGAAATTGCACGATCAAGAGCGCATATGCTGTGGCTATCCAAAATTTTGAATCTTGTTAGTCTTGTTCCTGTTGATGTTTGGAAGTGTAAGGTGCCTCAAAAAATTTTGAACCTTCTGTGGATAGCACTGTGAAATGTATAGCTTGTGTCAATGGATGGGTGGCAATTACCTACCACAGTTTCACTACTGGAaaatgcacctgctggtgcacttggcaaggGCACCAGTAGGTGCACTTgaaattgcacctgctggtgcacttggcaagtgcagtggaaattgcacctgctggtgcacttgacaagtgcaccagcaggtgcacctGAAAGTGCATCAGCAGGTGCACCTgaaattgcacctgctggtacctgaaagtgcaccagcaggtgcacctGAAAGTGCACCAGCAAGTGCACCAGTAGGTGCAATTTACAGTGCACCTgaaagtgcaccagcaggtgcacctGAAAGTGCACCTgaaagtgcaccagcaggtgcacctgaaattgcacctgctggtacacttggcaagtgcactgtgaattgcacctgctggtacctgaaagtgcaccagcaggtgcacttgaaagtgcaccagcaggtgcaatttcatgtgcacctgctggtgcacttggcaagtgcaccagcaggggCAGTGGAAATTACACCTGCTGGTGCATTTGCCAactgcaccagcaggtgcactgtaaattgcacctgctggtgcactgcAAATTTGTAAATCAATTCGGCCTCAAAGTCGTGTCTTTGTGGAAGAGAAACTTTTCATGATATTTATTGGATTTCAATTGCTGGTGAATATTCACATGGAATGTCccattttaaagtttttttgtgCATGTGTTTGAATTTAACGAAGTGTGGttcacaataataatatttcttttcacCACATCCTCAATTACCGATATGATGAAAATGTATTAAGCCATTACATTTAAACTAGGTGTGGTTGGATAGGTAGATATTCCAAACATGAAGCACTTTTGATATGGATGATGACTGAATACATGTACTGATTGCTAAAATTTCTCATTAACAGCCTAACCAACCTGGTTATACTGCCCTGCTGCCTCCCCCTCCAGTATAAGATACTGCAATTGATATCAGGCAAGTTCAAATTCACTTATGTTTGGTTCCAAAATTAATGACGTTATCAGATTATCATTTAGATTTGACTTTGAAATTCAGTAATGTCTACACATGATATAATTACtgcatattttat encodes:
- the LOC110631060 gene encoding uncharacterized protein LOC110631060 encodes the protein MEPETDTGELEEALYAQQQLLQKLNTELDVERESAATAASEALSMILRLQGEKASLKMEASQYKRMAEEKMCHAEEALAIFEDLIYQREMEIASLEFQVQAYRYRLLSLGCNDLGVYEIKIPENLLMQRSESFLGEKVVNSNLRRFNSLSEAMIKDPNLKKSGIERKRSVNPVPDSIPSPVEEKMNQETADSEKKPGSSGIIDINSYWKQIKRLDERVKEISDSKDSGKNKPKLCRVCSWSPSLLPQVSIGTSIDPVTEVNIKVSDQVSSQANSSSSVQDVFEFPQTTENKKPCKKKHCELTVDVGNRQEKLDSVIEDTDQSPYKHETDKVKTKLSSTNHEKKAPKPRRVLSFSRCVSPVLEAVNQGNCATDHQHLSWRIDRLERGRSNARQEIVTGGEEELNLLKEIHEKIKSIESEMKSWRAKKSDFQTEQSVDLLQEAMVYFWM